In Pedobacter sp. WC2423, the following are encoded in one genomic region:
- a CDS encoding sensor histidine kinase — MKTSVYNSRYFIAIGVFILLCFSGIGFFITSKFNKRTERISMDMATSIYQLKSNVINNEFRGFIGGLNNTELIIPQFKSAGDFLKGAKLVNALLLSHSKIKHGWYAIVNGQDTVYRTISEKGTHDQHGEIPAYQKKWIRNQLLSKDTITRIGTIINVQDSIHGLLATRHRLADSSTLILGLDINFKELQRYLWGVDSKSRAAIYIVDERGDYVLSPDEKQIGKQMPGGIKTARLEKLPDSVSFYEIATSSYLGIPVFRFYTPFGLSRMKWTMVLETPVFVIDEDVKAIEKYVFLMLIAATLIILVLIEWSQAKWQKQFMLRQQAEILAAQQEKENAILQLDKLKEKLDPHFLFNSLSSLNGLIEEQPDLAKAFVVKLSRVYRYVLDPTPNGLEEVSREVRFASEYFFLLKIRFGEALAFLEIDIDPQHSSAYIPFMSVQTLVENAVKHNIVAKLQPLHISIRSKGEGIVVTNNLQLRTDVKDSGKQGLKYLQGIYAHFGDFKLSYGIENGTYQCFLPLIKKPFTP; from the coding sequence ATGAAAACTTCGGTATATAACTCCAGGTACTTTATCGCAATCGGAGTATTTATCTTACTGTGTTTTAGTGGGATTGGTTTTTTTATAACCAGTAAATTCAATAAGCGCACAGAACGGATCAGCATGGATATGGCAACCAGTATTTATCAGCTGAAATCCAATGTTATCAATAATGAGTTCAGAGGTTTTATCGGAGGATTGAACAATACTGAACTCATCATCCCACAATTCAAATCTGCCGGTGATTTCCTGAAAGGAGCAAAGCTGGTCAATGCACTACTGCTGAGCCATTCTAAAATAAAACATGGCTGGTATGCTATCGTCAACGGTCAGGATACTGTTTACAGGACAATTAGTGAAAAGGGAACTCATGATCAGCATGGTGAGATACCAGCCTATCAGAAGAAATGGATTCGTAATCAACTGCTTTCAAAAGATACCATCACCAGAATAGGAACTATTATCAATGTACAAGATTCTATTCATGGCCTGCTGGCTACCCGGCATCGCCTTGCTGATTCCTCTACGCTTATTTTAGGATTGGATATTAATTTCAAAGAATTACAACGTTATTTATGGGGTGTAGATAGTAAAAGTCGTGCAGCTATTTATATTGTTGATGAACGGGGCGATTATGTACTGAGTCCGGATGAGAAACAGATTGGGAAACAAATGCCTGGCGGGATCAAAACAGCCCGGCTGGAGAAGCTTCCAGATAGCGTAAGTTTTTATGAAATTGCCACTTCTTCTTACCTGGGGATACCTGTATTTCGTTTTTATACCCCATTTGGCCTTAGCCGGATGAAATGGACGATGGTACTGGAAACACCTGTTTTTGTGATAGACGAAGATGTAAAGGCCATCGAAAAGTATGTGTTTCTGATGCTGATCGCTGCCACTTTAATTATCCTGGTTTTAATTGAATGGTCACAAGCCAAATGGCAGAAACAGTTCATGCTGAGGCAGCAGGCAGAAATACTGGCCGCACAGCAGGAAAAAGAGAATGCAATCCTGCAACTCGATAAACTTAAAGAAAAACTCGATCCGCATTTCCTGTTTAATTCCCTGAGCTCGCTGAATGGTTTAATTGAAGAACAACCCGATCTGGCTAAAGCATTTGTCGTTAAGCTTTCCAGAGTATACCGGTATGTTTTAGATCCTACACCAAATGGATTGGAAGAAGTTTCCAGAGAAGTACGTTTTGCCAGTGAATACTTTTTCCTGTTAAAAATACGTTTCGGTGAAGCACTGGCATTCCTGGAAATAGACATTGATCCTCAACACTCTTCTGCTTATATTCCATTTATGAGTGTACAGACTTTAGTCGAGAATGCTGTAAAACATAATATAGTAGCTAAACTTCAGCCGCTGCATATCAGTATCAGGAGTAAAGGAGAAGGTATCGTGGTCACCAACAACTTACAATTACGCACTGATGTGAAAGATTCCGGGAAACAGGGATTAAAATATCTGCAAGGTATTTATGCACACTTTGGAGACTTTAAACTGAGCTATGGAATTGAAAATGGGACATATCAATGCTTTTTG
- a CDS encoding alpha/beta fold hydrolase has protein sequence MKILLLFAYLSFALGNFTLMAQSGNVTGIGQLYTQASSSYREFERKHGGYVRTDNVLMHYLCWGNPKDVPLIWSHGSFSHSYELAGLAKLLNDGGYYLIAVDYYGHGQTPIPEKEVSLYNSADDIRVLMDSLKIDQAIIGGFSRGGYIAAAFYQSYPERVKALILEDGGSVAFNTFNHQMSEEALLIKIKSMVPEQGVHSIYEASFDSPVAAYESLYDKSAGGNQFELLNTIKRKGNQWVTYAGLSDFFYMKDDQQFKNLVLKPNNSPLYAASITMIQPKIIFRNLHVPLLILDPVSDHDPMPFEKDNIALANQFPQLITRVEFAGVEHNIHYEKPVQFSQELLKFLNIVKKETPLFLQKK, from the coding sequence ATGAAAATACTTCTTTTATTCGCTTATTTGTCTTTTGCTTTAGGAAACTTCACGCTGATGGCACAATCAGGGAATGTTACCGGTATAGGACAGTTATATACTCAGGCGAGCTCATCTTACCGGGAATTTGAAAGGAAACATGGAGGTTATGTCCGGACAGATAATGTCTTGATGCACTATCTATGCTGGGGAAATCCAAAAGATGTTCCTTTAATCTGGTCACATGGAAGCTTTAGTCACAGTTATGAACTGGCTGGTCTGGCAAAACTCCTCAATGATGGAGGATATTATTTAATTGCTGTTGATTATTACGGACATGGTCAGACACCGATTCCAGAAAAAGAAGTATCACTTTATAATTCTGCGGATGATATCCGGGTATTAATGGATTCTTTAAAGATTGATCAGGCTATCATTGGAGGATTTTCCAGGGGAGGATATATTGCCGCTGCCTTTTATCAAAGTTATCCGGAAAGAGTTAAGGCCTTAATATTAGAGGATGGAGGCTCTGTAGCATTTAATACCTTTAACCATCAAATGAGCGAAGAAGCGCTTCTTATTAAAATCAAATCTATGGTACCTGAACAAGGAGTCCATAGTATTTATGAAGCCTCGTTTGATTCACCAGTTGCAGCTTATGAGAGCCTGTATGATAAGAGTGCAGGTGGCAATCAGTTTGAATTATTAAATACGATCAAACGGAAAGGCAATCAATGGGTTACGTATGCAGGATTAAGTGACTTTTTCTATATGAAAGATGATCAGCAATTTAAAAACCTGGTATTGAAGCCAAATAATTCGCCATTGTATGCGGCTTCGATCACCATGATTCAACCGAAAATTATCTTTAGAAATCTGCATGTACCTCTATTAATACTTGATCCGGTATCTGATCATGATCCAATGCCATTTGAAAAAGATAACATTGCGCTGGCGAATCAATTTCCACAGTTGATAACCCGGGTTGAGTTTGCGGGAGTTGAACACAACATTCATTATGAAAAGCCAGTACAATTTAGCCAGGAACTCCTTAAGTTTCTAAATATCGTCAAAAAAGAAACACCATTGTTTTTACAAAAGAAATAA
- a CDS encoding DUF4105 domain-containing protein gives MRKLILLLSGFVLGCIRIAVAGLPSENIFLLSERSTVSVLTCSKTSKYSYTLFGHSAVRITDQERQLDLVYNYGTFDNSDPNFYINFLGGRMKYCLSVSAYYSFLQEYIKDQQTVSTQKLNLTLKEKNKLFILLNEQLKPRNKYYYYDFIRNNCATKIVDLLAQSIGPDFDHSLAVANRGPGNPIRTLVSNYLTNDALYMIGMNVLLGNKADRSSSKAVNLFLPDTLQKRLGNIQLQRRKLAEPVVFLFISGNEEHLYSNVLTISLYSFLLILMLISPFIEKFSGANKLMMWVTITIFTMVSLLGFLLLCLSLFSSLELVKYNLNLLWCHPFYLLVFFKKLSKPLAVIFLTSIVVFVILYFKTMSFPVILPILILLIVLLSLHYNASAGNQVKGVNTI, from the coding sequence ATGCGAAAACTTATACTTCTTTTGTCCGGCTTTGTTCTGGGATGTATCAGAATTGCTGTTGCCGGTTTACCATCAGAAAATATTTTCTTGCTCTCAGAGAGATCTACTGTAAGCGTTCTTACTTGTAGCAAAACCAGCAAATATAGCTATACCTTATTTGGCCATAGTGCAGTCAGGATCACAGATCAGGAAAGGCAGCTGGATCTGGTTTATAACTATGGAACATTTGATAATAGTGATCCTAATTTTTATATCAATTTTCTTGGAGGAAGAATGAAATATTGTTTATCCGTTTCGGCATATTATTCCTTTTTACAGGAATATATAAAAGATCAGCAAACTGTTTCCACCCAAAAACTTAACCTGACGCTGAAAGAGAAAAATAAACTCTTTATACTGCTGAATGAACAACTCAAACCCAGGAATAAATATTACTATTATGATTTTATCAGGAATAATTGTGCAACAAAAATAGTTGACCTGTTAGCACAGAGCATAGGGCCTGATTTTGACCATTCTCTTGCTGTAGCTAACCGGGGGCCAGGTAATCCAATCAGGACACTGGTGAGTAATTATTTGACAAATGATGCCCTTTATATGATCGGAATGAATGTTTTATTAGGAAACAAAGCAGACAGGTCTTCCAGTAAAGCCGTCAATTTATTTCTGCCTGATACTTTACAAAAAAGATTAGGAAACATTCAATTGCAGCGGCGTAAACTTGCTGAGCCAGTTGTCTTTTTATTCATATCTGGCAATGAAGAACATCTTTACTCTAATGTTTTAACCATCTCTCTCTATAGTTTTTTACTGATCCTTATGCTGATCAGTCCATTTATTGAGAAATTTAGCGGGGCAAATAAATTAATGATGTGGGTAACTATAACCATTTTTACAATGGTCAGTTTGCTGGGTTTTTTACTGCTCTGTCTGTCTCTGTTTTCCAGCCTGGAATTAGTAAAATATAATTTAAACCTGCTGTGGTGTCATCCCTTTTATCTGCTGGTTTTCTTTAAAAAGCTAAGTAAACCTTTAGCAGTAATTTTCCTGACCAGTATAGTCGTATTCGTCATTTTATATTTTAAAACAATGAGTTTTCCAGTTATACTTCCGATCCTGATTTTATTGATTGTGCTATTATCTCTTCACTACAATGCTTCTGCCGGTAACCAGGTTAAAGGTGTAAATACGATATAA
- a CDS encoding RadC family protein, translating into MVLQSKLFKVAEVQISYNPKFKVSERPQIRSSNDAYRILRQQWDSGKIEFLEEFKILLLNRRIRVLGVVNISQGGVAATAVDSKVLFASALKANACGIILCHNHPSGDIDPSSEDISLTNKLKDEGALLDLIIMDHLIISKDTFYNFADEGLM; encoded by the coding sequence ATGGTATTACAATCAAAATTATTCAAAGTTGCAGAAGTGCAGATCAGTTACAATCCAAAATTTAAGGTATCAGAAAGGCCGCAAATAAGAAGCTCTAATGACGCTTATCGGATATTGAGACAGCAATGGGATTCAGGTAAGATTGAGTTTCTGGAAGAGTTTAAAATCTTGTTGTTAAACAGAAGAATCAGAGTATTGGGAGTGGTTAATATTTCACAAGGTGGTGTTGCTGCAACAGCAGTAGATTCTAAAGTTCTATTTGCATCAGCGTTGAAAGCCAATGCCTGTGGGATCATCCTCTGTCACAATCATCCAAGTGGAGATATAGATCCCAGCAGTGAAGATATTTCATTAACTAACAAACTCAAAGACGAAGGTGCATTGCTAGATTTAATAATCATGGATCATTTGATTATAAGTAAGGATACCTTTTACAATTTTGCTGATGAAGGCTTGATGTAA
- a CDS encoding TIR domain-containing protein: MILKEIRILSEALWESAKTDLKFFSPIQSFIKNLSELSYLDADNIDEAALYVNKIEDFFESYRDKPSSSGFYFEPPLIRLNDESVKKISALLNKLKKFDAIELNGEIAKLKINSKPQSKSDGIIFIGHGRSKLWARLQLFIKDDLGLKTLTFEEESRTSETIVNILSQFLDKASFAILIMTSEDETVDGNLRARQNVIHEAGLFQGRLGFDNVIILKEDNIEEFSNISGLQYISFAKNNIEQTFYELQRKFKKMGMIK, encoded by the coding sequence ATGATCCTAAAAGAAATTAGAATATTATCGGAAGCTTTATGGGAAAGTGCTAAGACTGATTTAAAGTTTTTTTCTCCAATTCAGTCTTTTATTAAAAACCTTTCAGAACTTTCCTATTTGGATGCGGATAATATTGACGAAGCCGCTCTTTACGTAAATAAAATTGAAGACTTCTTTGAAAGCTATAGGGATAAGCCTAGTAGCAGTGGTTTCTACTTTGAACCACCTTTGATTAGACTTAACGATGAGTCTGTGAAAAAAATAAGTGCGCTACTAAATAAATTAAAAAAATTTGATGCAATTGAATTAAATGGGGAAATTGCAAAACTGAAGATAAATTCTAAACCGCAATCCAAGAGTGATGGAATTATATTTATCGGACATGGGAGAAGTAAATTATGGGCGAGACTCCAGCTTTTCATTAAAGATGATTTAGGTTTAAAGACATTAACATTCGAAGAAGAATCTCGAACAAGTGAGACAATCGTGAATATTCTATCTCAGTTTTTAGACAAAGCTTCATTTGCCATACTAATAATGACTTCCGAAGATGAAACTGTTGACGGGAACTTACGAGCAAGACAAAATGTTATTCATGAAGCCGGGCTTTTTCAAGGGCGGTTAGGTTTTGACAATGTAATTATTCTAAAGGAAGATAATATTGAAGAGTTTTCTAACATTTCGGGGCTCCAATATATTTCTTTTGCAAAGAATAATATTGAACAAACCTTCTACGAATTACAAAGAAAATTCAAGAAAATGGGCATGATCAAATAG
- a CDS encoding mobilome CxxCx(11)CxxC protein: MLNKSEQLRSDSWSKSLNALGTSYIFQEKVKVYKRLIRLITVFGIAAPLLLGATLAAYGGNSIVLIIAVTITAPITIAQVLLSAVSLVYKWDEQLAYSLESLTDNRVISEQYEEIAKFPPTSLLEHETKYSLLKARDDFRTAQDEKIVFTSKENCKGMRYALWIRKKECATCKLIPINMSPTECQTCGKF, translated from the coding sequence ATGTTAAATAAATCAGAACAATTAAGGAGCGACTCTTGGTCAAAGTCCCTGAATGCATTAGGAACTTCCTATATTTTTCAAGAGAAGGTTAAAGTATATAAGAGGCTAATTAGATTGATAACGGTGTTTGGAATAGCCGCACCTTTACTTTTAGGAGCCACACTTGCTGCATATGGAGGTAATTCTATAGTTCTAATTATTGCAGTTACTATAACTGCACCGATAACTATTGCTCAAGTTTTATTATCAGCAGTCTCTCTAGTTTATAAGTGGGATGAACAACTAGCTTATTCTTTAGAGTCATTAACGGATAATCGTGTGATCTCAGAACAATACGAAGAAATCGCTAAGTTTCCCCCAACGTCTTTACTTGAACATGAGACAAAGTATAGCTTATTAAAAGCAAGGGATGACTTTAGAACTGCCCAAGACGAGAAGATCGTGTTTACCTCGAAGGAAAATTGCAAAGGTATGAGATATGCATTATGGATTAGGAAGAAAGAATGCGCTACCTGTAAACTTATACCAATAAATATGTCCCCAACAGAATGTCAAACATGCGGAAAATTTTAA
- a CDS encoding Abi-alpha family protein yields MKIDNIKSVIPIDKIYEDALSPAMKQIGKSLESVAKTSRFLLAPFDYLAAQHDRWERYLKKVSEKVKAEDLMEGHPQIVIPTLEGLSLTYENTLLSELFINLLANSIDKTKQDFAHPAFPNIIKQLSHDEAVILFYLKKKNYVIKQHSAYDNGRNWFAELTTVEDEFPVDKLQFSSHMSLYMNHLNSLNIAGTYEIGDQESIYEPETKKQIGVYINSERKLAEFGLLFVNSCVPDDFEVL; encoded by the coding sequence ATGAAAATAGATAATATTAAAAGTGTTATACCAATTGATAAGATCTATGAGGACGCACTTAGTCCTGCTATGAAGCAAATTGGCAAATCTTTAGAGAGTGTTGCCAAGACATCAAGATTTCTTCTTGCACCATTTGATTATCTTGCCGCGCAACATGATCGATGGGAACGCTACCTCAAAAAGGTATCAGAGAAAGTTAAAGCAGAAGATTTAATGGAGGGGCATCCTCAGATAGTGATACCAACATTGGAAGGTTTGAGTCTTACTTATGAGAATACATTATTGAGTGAGCTATTTATAAATCTTCTAGCTAACTCAATAGATAAAACCAAGCAGGATTTTGCACACCCAGCCTTTCCTAATATCATCAAACAACTTTCACATGATGAAGCTGTTATCTTGTTTTATTTAAAAAAGAAAAATTACGTTATAAAACAGCACTCAGCATATGATAACGGGCGAAATTGGTTTGCTGAGTTAACTACTGTTGAAGATGAGTTCCCTGTTGATAAATTACAATTCTCTTCTCATATGTCACTATACATGAATCACTTAAATAGTTTAAACATAGCAGGAACTTATGAGATAGGCGATCAAGAATCTATTTACGAGCCGGAAACTAAAAAGCAGATTGGTGTGTATATCAATAGTGAGAGGAAATTAGCAGAATTTGGCTTATTATTTGTAAACTCATGTGTTCCTGACGATTTCGAGGTGCTATAG
- a CDS encoding PleD family two-component system response regulator: protein MSKLIQIIEDDEAIRDVIEYILQQSEFEVTVAANAKEFKINLFNTLPDLILMDVRLPDGNGIQLCRKLKQSLDTRHIPVIIISAHANAEQSSKEAFADDFISKPFDLDDLLKRVENQLA, encoded by the coding sequence ATGTCAAAACTGATTCAAATCATAGAAGACGATGAAGCTATACGCGATGTAATAGAATATATTCTGCAACAGTCAGAATTTGAGGTTACGGTTGCTGCGAATGCAAAAGAATTTAAAATCAATCTCTTTAATACCCTGCCTGATCTTATCCTGATGGATGTCAGACTTCCGGATGGAAATGGTATACAGTTGTGCCGGAAATTGAAACAAAGCCTGGATACCAGGCATATTCCGGTAATTATCATTTCTGCACATGCCAATGCGGAACAGAGCAGTAAAGAAGCATTTGCAGATGATTTTATCAGCAAGCCTTTCGATTTAGACGATTTATTAAAACGTGTTGAGAACCAATTAGCTTAG